In a single window of the Gossypium hirsutum isolate 1008001.06 chromosome A13, Gossypium_hirsutum_v2.1, whole genome shotgun sequence genome:
- the LOC107954472 gene encoding dolichyl-diphosphooligosaccharide--protein glycosyltransferase subunit STT3B encodes MSNSYTSDILKPFKLKTKQQELLIRVSILCLVYILAFITRLFSVLRYESMIHEFDPYFNYRTTLYLTQHGFYDFWNWFDYESWYPLGRIVGGTLYPGLMVTAALIYRLLHFLRFAVHIREVCVLTAPFFASNTTLVAYFFGKEIWDSGAGLVAAILIAVCPGYISRSVAGSYDNEGVAIFALLFTFYLFVKAVNTGSLAWGLASAFGYFYMVSAWGGYVFIINLIPLYVLVLLITGRYSMRLYVAYNCLYILGMLLAMQIRFVGFQHVQSGEHMAAMGVFFLMQVFYFLDWVKHMLSDTKLFQEFLRITVTCAVAVGGIALGVGMASGYISPWTGRFYSLLDPTYAKDHIPIIASVSEHQPTAWSSFMFDFHILLFLFPAGLYFCFKRLSDATIFIVMYGLTSMYFAGVMVRLILVATPAVCLISAIAVSATVKNLTVLLRSKTKVAQIGSTKGTSSAKASSKASLDQSQPFQKNGAMALLFGAFYLLSRYATHCTWVTSEAYSSPSIVLAARGAHGNRVIFDDYREAYFWLRQNTPLDAKVMSWWDYGYQITAMGNRTVIVDNNTWNNTHIATVGRAMSSYEDEAYEIIRSLDVDYVLVVFGGVTGYSSDDINKFLWMVRIGGGVFPVIKEPDYLVNGEYRVDKGAAPKMLNCLMYKLSYYRFGEMMTEYGKPPGYDRARGVEIGNKDIKLEHLEEAFTTSNWIVRIYKVKPPNNRW; translated from the exons ATGTCGAACTCTTACACATCAGATATCCTCAAACCTTTCAAACTCAAAACAAAGCAACAAGAACTCCTTATCCGAGTCTCAATCCTCTGTCTTGTTTACATCTTAGCCTTCATTACCCGTCTCTTCTCTGTCCTCCGTTATGAATCCATGATCCATGAATTTGACCCTTACTTCAACTACCGTACTACCCTTTACCTTACCCAGCATGGTTTCTACGATTTCTGGAACTGGTTCGACTATGAAAGCTGGTACCCTTTAGGCCGAATCGTGGGTGGTACTCTTTACCCTGGTCTCATGGTCACCGCCGCCCTCATTTATCGCCTCCTTCATTTCCTTCGTTTCGCAGTCCATATACGTGAAGTCTGTGTTTTAACAGCTCCGTTTTTCGCTTCAAATACGACCCTTGTTGCTTATTTCTTTGGGAAAGAAATTTGGGATTCTGGGGCTGGGCTTGTTGCTGCGATTTTGATTGCTGTTTGTCCTGGTTACATATCTAGGTCCGTAGCCGGTTCTTATGATAATGAAGGAGTTGCCATTTTTGCTTTGCTTTTCACGTTTTATTTGTTCGTGAAGGCGGTTAATACGGGTTCTTTGGCTTGGGGTTTAGCTTCTGCTTTTGGTTATTTTTACATGGTTTCAGCTTGGGGAggatatgtttttattattaacttaatcCCACTCTATGTATTGGTGCTTTTGATAACTGGGAGGTATTCCATGAGGCTATATGTTGCTTATAATTGTCTGTATATTTTGGGAATGTTGCTGGCAATGCAGATTCGATTTGTTGGGTTTCAACATGTACAATCTGGTGAACATATGGCTGCCATGGGTGTCTTCTTCTTGATGCAG GTTTTCTACTTTTTGGATTGGGTGAAGCACATGCTTAGTGACACGAAATTGTTTCAAGAGTTTTTGAGGATCACTGTGACCTGTGCTGTAGCTGTGGGAGGTATTGCTTTGGGAGTAGGCATGGCATCAGGCTATATTTCACCATGGACAGGAAGGTTTTACTCTTTGTTGGATCCAACCTATGCGAAGGATCACATCCCCATTATTGCATCTGTCTCTGAGCATCAGCCAACAGCATGGTCATCTTTCATGTTTGATTTCCATATCCTGCTTTTTCTTTTCCCAGCTGGTCTTTACTTCTGCTTCAAACGGTTGTCAGATGCCACTATATTTATTGTCATGTATGGTCTCACAAGCATGTATTTTGCCGGCGTCATGGTTCGTTTGATTCTTGTTGCTACGCCTGCAGTTTGCCTTATTAGTGCTATTGCTGTTTCTGCCACTGTGAAGAATTTGACTGTTCTGTTGAGGTCAAAGACCAAGGTTGCCCAGATTGGTTCCACTAAAGGAACTAGCAGTGCAAAGGCCTCTTCTAAG GCTTCACTCGATCAATCCCAGCCTTTCCAGAAAAATGGAGCTATGGCATTGCTCTTTGGTGCTTTTTACTTGCTCAGTAGGTATGCTACCCACTGTACATGGGTCACTTCAGAGGCTTATTCATCTCCTTCAATTGTGCTGGCTGCAAGAGGTGCTCATGGGAATAGAGTTATCTTTGATGATTATCGTGAGGCATACTTTTGGCTTCGGCAAAATACTCCTCTGGATGCTAAGGTGATGTCTTGGTGGGATTATGGGTATCAAATCACTGCCATGGGAAACAGAACTGTTATTGTTGATAACAACACTTGGAATAATACACATATTGCTACTGTGGGGCGTGCAATGTCATCTTATGAAGACGAGGCATATGAGATAATAAGATCACTTGATGTGGATTATGTTTTAGTTGTCTTCGGAGGTGTTACTGGTTATTCATCTGATGATATTAACAA ATTTTTGTGGATGGTGAGAATTGGAGGTGGAGTATTCCCTGTAATCAAGGAACCTGATTACCTCGTTAATGGTGAATATCGCGTTGACAAAGGTGCAGCTCCTAAGATGTTGAACTGCCTCAT GTACAAGCTATCGTACTATCGGTTCGGAGAGATGATGACAGAATATGGCAAACCTCCTGG CTATGATCGAGCTCGAGGTGTTGAAATCGGGAATAAAGACATTAAACTAGAACACTTGGAAGAGGCATTTACGACGTCTAACTGGATAGTTCGTATTTATAAAGTTAAACCACCAAATAATAGGTGGTAA